The genomic segment ggtgCCCTGTGACAGTGCATACAGCCTTGCCTGGGGACAGAGGAACGAGGAGCCAGGGCCCCACAGCGGCCTGGGGAAGGCCCACAGCAGGTGGAgtgctgcccccagccctgccggcTCCACTTGTTACATCAAAACGTATATATATTATTCTTGCATGAAGTGGAAATAGCACAGGAGTTAGTAGTAGTTAAGAAAGGATCACAGGAGaagaaactaacacctgagaattttaacaaggtaGTAAATAATGCTGAGGCCAGATGAGCGGGTATTAGCAGGGCGTGCCTCGCCAGCCAGTGCTTCCTCAAAAGAACACAGATCAGTAGAAGTTCAAGGACTTTGTGAAGATCAGGGAAGGCCACGGGTGAGTCAGCAGTGAGAAAAGGGAACTTCTTGCCccagaaagcactgaaaaactgGACAATTGCCAAATTCCAGTAACTCggggaaaggtaattctggcGGGGGAGATTGCGACCTCTGACTCCACTGAGGGACGAAAGGCTGACGCCCCCCCCCCTTCACCCCCCCAGTAAGTGTGGGAAGTAGATTAAAATCACATGGTAGCCTTAAAATTAAAGATACAGACCAATGGAAGGAGGGGACGCTCAGGTCAATGATTACATATTGGATAGGCATGGTGCGTAAACTGTCATGTATGCACGTCAAAACGAACACGGGGTGCTTGCTTTGCGGAAACCCCCCGCCTTGCACCCGGCGCGGAGCACACCAACGCCTCCCCTCCAAATACTTCGTGTTTCGCAGTTATTTCAAATTACATTAAGGCGCTGGAGCCGGGGCGATGACGTCCTACGGTGACGAGCGGCCACGTCACACTGCGGAGtagcgcgggggggggggccctaTGCGCTGTAACCGCCGCTCCGTCCCGCAGGGTCACGTGATCGGGGGCGGTGCCGtgccggcggcggcgcggcggcgtAACGTCAGCGGTGACGCGCGGCTGCCGCCTCGCCTCTCCAAGATGGCGTCGCTGCTGCAGTCGGAGCGGGTGCTGTACCTGGTGCGCGGCGAGAAGAAGCTGCGGGCGCCGCTGTCGCAGCTGTACTTCTGCCGGTACTGCAGCGAGCTCCGCTCCCTGGAGTGCGTCTCCCATGAGGTAACGGCggcccggccgcgccgcgcccgccgccggcgggacGTTGCCCGCTGTCCGCGCCCTGATTGGGCGGTTCTCCCGCTGCTCACTCGCTGCTAGCTATACCGTTGGCTGGTGGCGCGGCGAAGGGGTGGGCACAGCGGTGCCTTGATGGAGCGGGGTGATTGGCGGCGAGTGAAGGGAGGGGCGGTGCTTTGCCTTATATTGGGTCCGCACCCTTGTCTGTAAACGGAGTTCGGGCTGTGATTGGCTGAGGCGCGTGTACCATGGGTGGGGGCTGCCGTGAGAGGCGGCTTCCTCACATAGGGGATGTGCCCCCCTCTCTCCGAGAGCCCCCCCCCCGACCCACCTACGACCCACCGTGTGGCAGCAGGGACCCCCCgacccacccaccccctccgTGGGGCCCGGccggggaggggcagggagcccCCGACCCACACCCCAAGCAGGTCCGGGAGCCCCCGCAGGGAGCCGATGCTGTCTCACGGGGAGGGCGGGGAAGCTGATCCCGGGGCTTGCCGAGGTCTGCTGGCCGTGGTGGTGAATGCAGTAACAAACCCCATGCCTTCAGCGTGCTGAAGCATTACACCTGCTTGAAGAATGAAGTCGGGGTTGGGAGTGTTGGTGTGAATTTATTTCTACCTGGCTAAGCTTCCCTCCCCGTGTTGTACAGTGGGATTTCTGTTGTGAAGGGTTAGTTCCTTGTCCAGGAACAGCCGGAGCCTGAAGCGTAGGTTGTCATCAGGCTGGGATAATAGTCTGCAGGCAGGCCTTGGTCCTGGGGCTGCTCATGTGGCTTCTGGGATCATCATAATAAAATTGGTAAAATTGATTTTGTGGAAGTCTGGGTGAATTAAGAAATTATGCTAGATTTGAAAAGCCTTAAAAGAATGACCGTGCAACCCAGATCTCAGAAGAGGTGTCTTTTCGCAAATATCAAAGCCTCTGAAGAGTAGAAAATGTATTGGTCACCAGGCTGCATCTGTTGTGAATTCTCCGTAGCTCGATGAGAGCAGTCATTGTGTATTTCCACATTTAACGATAAGCTCATTTTCCCCTTCAGGAAAGGGACCCCCTCCTTCCTGCTGTTGTTTTAATTAGCAAAATTAGTTTGCTACAGCAGACAgatacaaaacattttctgaaatgcatgGGTTTCTGACCAGTGTAAGTACCAGAGCAGGATAGATGTACATGTAAATGGAAGACAGCATGTTAAAACCAGCTCTTGaggctgaaaaaataaattctgacaACTACAAAATAGCCTGTTGTCCTTTTCCCATTTACTAGCCAGAGCGGTTTAATCTATCCTGACTTAAGCAACCTTCCGACTTACATTACTAAAGATCAAAATTTGACCAAGATGGGCTAAGATTTCAGATACCAAAAAAGTCTCAAGCCTTCACTGACTTCCCCTGCCTGTTGCCAGACACAAAGCCTTGTTAAATCGCATGGCGGAGtttcaggctgctgctggcataATGTCTAGACAGACGCTTGCCAGGAAGTGTGATGTGACCATGTTGTTCATCAGGTGGACTCTCACTACTGCCCCAGCTGCCTGGAAAACATGCCTTCGGCCGAAGCCAAGCTGAAAAAGAATAGGTAAGGTCACTTTGGCTTTTTTCATCAAGACTCGCTGTTTTAAACGGCTCCTTCCTTATCGACATCTGATCACATGTATCTGAAACTCTTTTCGAGAATTACGTTACTTCTTATTACCTTTTAGTCTTGTTTTGGGCAATAAGTGTCTTTCCATGGTGTATCATGTGCTCTTCATGTTCTAGATTTTTTGATGACTTGCTCTCATAATACAAAGGGTTTTTTAGTATCACCCAGTATTTCTCACTGTCGCCCTTCTTACGTTGACGCTGAACCCTCCTGTTAACAGCTCCGTTGCCCTTTTCACCTAATGCTGACACATAAGATGAAAAGATCTGTTGGTTTAATCTTGATTTGCTTGTTGAGAGCATTTTCCTTGGCCTGGGATCCTTGTCAGAGCACCGATCTTATGGGCTTTCCTCTTTACAGGTGTGCCAACTGCTTTGACTGCCCCTGCTGCATGCACACCCTTTCCACCCGGGCCACCAGCATTCCTGCTCCGCTCCCTGATGACCCGGCTAAGACTACCATGAAGAAAGCGTATTACTTGGCCTGTGGATTTTGCCGCTGGACTTCCCGGGATGTTGGCATGGCAGACAAGTCTGTTGGTAAGTGACCGTCAAAGGCAGAAATCTGAGTAACAGCAGGAGCCTGGTATGTGTTTTGAAGGTAGCAGATATTCAGATTAGTTTCTGGCTGTACGATATATGTAATATCTGCCTGGGTTTTGAGTCATGGTTGGAAATTCACAGGAAAGCAGTTTGTTGCTGAAGTCTCATCTGAAGAGCTGAGATGAGTTAGTGGAACATGTGACCCGCCTCCATGCTCGTGTTACCTGACTACCGAGAAAGCTGTCAGACAAGTGGCTTTTTTAGTTGGTGtgctctccccacagctgaGATCTTGTTTGTGTACCTTCAGAGCCTTGGAAGGCTCTCAGTCTGACAGCATAAACATCTCATATATTTTCTGACAATTGTGTTCACTTAGGCTTATTCCAGAGTTGCTAGTCAGTACTTGTACttggtttttctctttgtgaCAGCACTGGAACAAAGCTTTCATCTATTTCTTGATGCATAAGACTTGCAGAAAATACTGTCAGGCTCCAGAAATGGGGCTGAGTAGACCAAGCAGATTCTCTTTGATTTCCAGTGTTGATGTGACCAAAGACTGGGAGCTGAAGGTGCAGGGACATGGGCAGCCAGTAATAAGAGACTGTTCTTGTAAACTTATGTACCTGCTGCTAAAGTGACTCCTAGGTGCTGATCCTGAGTATCTCTCAAACAGCAGTTGTGTAAAAGCACAGTATAAAAGCTTGGGAAGCTCCTTCAGCCCAAACCTGCCTGTGAAAAGCTTTCAGAGGTATATATTTGTGCAGGTGTGAACTTGAAGAATTGCAATGATAAGTGTAGTGAAAATAGGGAGTGTCATATTTCATGAGTGAGACCCAGACAGTTGGGTGTTAAATCTGATTTCTCTGTGGAGTCTGGAAATCTTCTCCtgaggattttgttttttctctttcttgtgcAGCTAGCGGCGGCTGGCAGGAGCCGGAGAATCCTCACACACAGAGGGTGAGTGAGTGGGAGAGTAATGCTTAGGCTGAGATGCATGAGCTAGAAAGAGCTGTTAGAGACACCAGGCCCTCTCGATCACTTTTCCTGCATCTGTATAATCCTTCAGATATCAGTTCCAGTTCCTAATCTCCACCTTGCCTGTATTCAATGGAAAGAAGGCCTCTTAGAGGCTCTCCTATAGATATCGCAGTATAAGAtctaattttcagaagaaactcaGTTGAAAACATCATATTTAATAGTACTGTTAAAACAACACCAATGAATATGCTGCGTATGTGTGTGAAAAAAGCTGGGTTTTGATCAAGAGTGTGTCTAGGATCTGGAAAACAGACCCGCACTTTTACTACCCTTCCCTGTCACCAGTTAGGGCTCTGTGCTAAATGTGATCAGCCTCGGGGCAGGGAAAAGATGCTGTTTGCTCCACTAATCCAAATTGCTCAGTTTTTGGCCACATGGCATTACTCTGTCCAGTTGTGGAAAAGGCATGAACAAAGTCTCAGGTGCTTCACTGCAGAATGAGAATTGGACACGGCTCTCCGACAGATGCCATTCCCAAAGGAGGGTCAGTTTGTCACCTGCAGTGTGGGTTAAGACATGCAGGCTTCTTTAATGTGTATCCTTCAAACCATTGGTAGTACTAGGAACAGAGTGAAACAAGTAGCAGGAACCTCAGCTTGTTCACAAACAAATAGCAGCTGATAGGGCATTTGTTCCCCTTTCACTGGGTATCTGTTCCTTTTCATACCTCCAGATTAACAAACTGGTTGAGTACTACCAGCAGTTGGCTCAGAAAGAGAAGATCGAGCGGGACCGGAAGAAGCTGGTGCGGCGCCGAAACTACATGCCTCTCGCCTTTTCGGTGAGCTGGGAGTACTGTGCTCTCAGAGCAGGAGAAGTGATGCACAACAACCTCAGCTTGGAAAACTAGATAGTTGGTAGCTTGATAGGGCtactcagctttcttttttttagaacAACGTGAAGAAAATGTGCTAGGGCACATGGGTTTCTTTGGGGACAAATAGTTTTACACCCGTTATTGTCTATTACATTGCCGCTCTCTCTAATAGTCCTCTCTGATAATGCCAGAAGGGTTTATACTTGCCGTGCAAAGGAATATGTTATCCAGCAGTGAAATGCAGTGCAACCACAGTCATGATATCGGTGGTAGCTCTTTCTCAGGACAGCTGGTCACCACAGCTCAGTAACAGTTAGATCAGGATTGTCTGGCGCTTTTCTGCGTGAAGTCTCAACTGAAATTAACCTTTAGACTTGGTTGTGGCCCAAATGACTTGTTTGATGTAACTGGCGGGTAAATGCTTACTTCGTTTAGCTGGGTGACTCTGCATATGCTTGCTACTTCTCAATTAACTGTGCTTGCTCTGTGCCCATGCTTGTGTCTTATGGCTGCATTTTTTGTCTCCGTTGCTACCTGCTGCTATTTTGGGGGCACTCCACAGCAACACACTATACACGTAGTGGTAAGTCtttttgcagtttctgctgGTGTTAAAGCTCTCATGGTACCAACTGAGGGGCAGTAACAGATCCTACTCTTCACCTTGCCTCAGGCCCTCTGACTTGGATGTGCCTAGAACAAACACATGTGAAGGCTAACTAGTTAGAGGATAACATTTATTACCGAAAAATCCCCCTTTTTGTTAGTTTACAAACAGGGCAGTCTGTTCGGGTAAGTAACGCACACTTGAAAGGCAGTCCTTTGCAAAGCTTGGCTGAGATGCAGCCCTCTGTCTACCTGAGGCAAATGACAGTAACATTAATCTTCTGATCCCTGAAAAACCACCAGGGTGGGCTGATGCTCACATTTCTTGTTTGGTGAGAATTCAGGTTTTCAGCCCAGAAGGAAGACTTCTGCCTCCAAGCACCCTTGTGCCCAGCTCAGCTGTAGAAAGCTGAGGAGTAGCTCAGCTATTCCTATTAACTGGTGGTGCCTGGCAAGAGAGACCTGTAGGTAACGAGGCCTGCAGGAGGCTGAACCTTCCAGCTGCTTCTAGTAGTGCTACAGAGCATCTCGGATGGATGCATACCCACATCGACCCAGTTTCTTTTGGCAGTTGAGCTCTCATTCTGCACTACTTGACATACAGTTGCTCTGAAGAGAAGATCAAGGGAAAATGTGTCAGTAGCACAGGCTGGTGATTTAAGGAAAGAGCAAAAGCTTTATAAGCAGTAGCCACATCTGTCTCTCCCCATCTGCAGCGCAGTGGTAATTGTTTTCTCCTTACTAACAGTttaagcagggaaaaaaaatcatgggaAGCATTGAATACctttcattttttgctttcctttgcttgTTTCCCTTTGCTTGCCATGCAGCTCAAAGGATGAGTTTGCAGTAGGTCTTTTTGTCCTGGCAGGAAGCAGGCCTGAAGCTGACAGTTCCTTTTTCCCTTGTAGGACAAATACGGCTTGGGAACCAGGCTTCAACGCCAGAGGCCCGGAGCACCGATCGGTGCCCTCGCTGGACTTTCGTGAGTCTCAGGGTTGGGGTTGTCTTTGTGGGAAGGATAGGAGGTGTAGGCAACCTCCTACAGAACAGTAAAGCAACTTCAGAAAGATGATGAACATGTTAGCAGTGAAAGGAGCTTTCTTCTTTGGAGTGTTAGAGATGTCAAATCCTCGGGCATCTctgtgcagcagctccagctgttttgctttctcctaAGAGAAACAAGTGACTGCTTACATCCTAGGCGGTCTCTATGTAGTCTCAActtttgctgccttctgtgtTACAATACTGCTATTGCTGTCTGTCAGTGCATATGCCGTATTTTATGACCGAGTTGTCCCTCACTTTGCTTCAGCCTGAAAGAAGGAGAGGACCAGAAGGAGATCAAGATTGAGCCAGCTGATGCAGTGGAAGAAGTGGAACCTCTTCCTGAGGATTACTACACAAGGCCAATCAATCTGACAGAAGGTAACACCTTTATGTTCTGTCACTTTTTGCCCTTATATCTGTGAACATGGGCAGTGCCTGGAAAGTTATCTGTGGGGTTCTTAATGGCCTGAGGTTTTTGTAATGTTTATGGTCTGTTTGAAATGCTGGGAAATTTGTGACTTTTTAAATGGTAACTTTCAATGCAACCTCAGCTTTGTGTTGTAAATGGAAAGCTCAGAGCCAAACATGTCAGGCCTCTTAATGgttgtttcattttcatgatGACCTTAATTTCTCTGCGTGTGAAGTGTCAACTTTTGGATGGAGAAGAGATTTGACGCCCTTTTTCAAATAATAGGAAGTAAGGAAGTAGCTGAGCTACTGGGGAGTTGGAACCTTAACTGACCTGTTAAGTAACAATTGCACATTCCTTTGACATCAGCTTGAGCTTGCGTACACTCACCAGTTATTTAGCTGGTTCATGATTTAAtcataaaatattgtaaattgGTCAATGAGACTTGGGAGAGAATGGGATAAAACAGCAGGTTCAGGAAGCAATGTGGATTTCCTGCTGAGGTGGCTTTAAGTAGGACAGATGCTCTTGGTAGTCCACTAGGTCTACACAGTCCACCagtattaattaattaatgaaagGTTTATGGAAAGGGGTAGCTTATCTTGGTCTCCTTTTCTCATGAGACTGTCAGCATTGTGAGAGTATGATGCTGGTAAAGAAGACAGCTTTTGTGGTTCCCTGcagtgagggaaaggctgccaGGTGGCTCACTGCTTCTTGGACACTGGGAACAGTGAGGAGCCTGTTTTTTGGGAGAAACCCATGGGAAGTTTGGCTGCTGGAGTTCCTTGCCTTGGGAACTTTGTAGTCACTAATTCTATGTGTGAGTCTGAGTTATGCAAACTGCTTGCTGAGAAGCTGTGTATTGTACTTGAGCAGCACCCAGCTGTGAGGGTAACAAAGCTATGAGAACTGATTTGCCTGTGCGGGGGAAAGGACTTTTTTTCTAGATGATTACAGAATTCTGTTTCTACCCCAGCTGAGCTTTGAATAGAGGTCAGGGTCCCTTGTTTCTCCTGGGCTGGCACTGATGTTGCTCTAGTGTTACCATGCCGTCAGGGCAGCCCTTTCTACAATTCTTACCTTCCATTCATTCACTGCTAGAAACAGTGACGCTTGCCAGTGGCTTCTGAATTACTGGGCGCAGGTGAAATTAAGTCTCTCGGAGGCTGTAGTATGTCAACACACAGTGCATGGCATACTTACTCTTAGGCCAGCGCACATGTACAATCCAGCTTGAGTTTCAGTGCCTGAGAGAGAGGTTAATTTAGTCCTGCTTTCTGTTGCGCACCCAGTGACGACTCTGCGTCAGCGTCTGCTGCAGCCTGACTTCCAGCCGATCTGTGCGTCCCAGCTCTACCCACGTCATAAGCACCTCCTGATCAAACGTTCGCTGCGCTGTCGGGTaggcaattaaataaaaaaaaaaaggtgctttttctAGAACTTGGATTGTAGGAAGTAGGTGgtgtatttcttcttaaaagaaactGCTCAAATGGTTCTGGTTGTTGAAGGTTCTCAACCAAATTACTGGTGGCAGCACTAGTAGAAGTGGGAGGCTGTCGCATCTCCAACCTGAAGAAGATTGTGAAAGGGAGGCAAAGTTGTTAAATACACGTAAAGATGCAAAGGTGGGTTTGCATAGGGTCTGCGTGCTCTGCCTTGCCAAGGAATCATAGAAAGCTGCCAGTATAGTTGGAATTAAAAAATTTCTGCTATTAGTGAAGACAAAAATCAAGTCGTCAGACATCAGTGAGAGGCAGTGCAGAATACTGAAGGTGTCCTCAGAGTGAAGGTAGAAAGAGGatatttcagggaagaaaagcagggaacTGGAAAGTGAAAACTGGCAAGAATTAACTCCAAGTTCTGCTGTTGACTTACTACATGGTCCTTAAGAGCTGCTTACTTTCTCAGTGAAACCGGGATATTTATCTAGTTCCGGGAGCAATAGAGCAATATTATTGTGAGTATTTAAGATGCAGAATGCTTTGCAAATGCAGAGTATTTTCTCAGAAGTAAGTAATGTCAGGCCAACCCTGTGTTTGAAGAGTAGCTTATGAGGATATCAGTCTTGAGTTcccactgtttgtttttttaatggattctGAAGCGTAAGTCAAAGGGCTTGCAGGTATTTGTGCCTTcttcctgctgcagtcagtgagtTGTAAGCCTGCTTCTGAATCTCCTGCTTCTGAGATTGCACTGATAGTGCTGGCTATCACATTTTCGGAGTACCAGTAACTTGGCACAGCTATGGCTACGTGCATCCCAAGGTAGTTTTTATGTGCACTGCACTAGAGGCCGGTAATATCATGGCTTGTGGTGCTCTGCTTGCAGCTCTGACTCTTCAGTGTGACTGCACGCTGTCTTTTGGTGCTtactaaaatatctttctgcCTAGCTATGTGAACATAACCTGAGCAAACCAGAATTCAACCCAACATCTATCAAATTCAAGATCCAGCTGGTCGCCGTGTAAGTAAGATATGGGGGTTGGGGAGAACAATGCCTATCAATTCTTAGTTAATGccttctattttaatttcttttgtgcttttgaTTTGACCTCTTGTGTGGTTGTGTCATCTCTTAGGATGGTGTAACCacctttttaaatatatttagctTATCTGTAATAGGTTTGCTTCCTGATACACTaagaagtttgctgatgattcTAGCAGTTTGAAAAAGGCACTGCACACTGTGCTAGCCCCACATGGTAGGCAGAGTTTGTAGCATTAAGTTCATGTAGCAAAAGggcactttgtttttctttttaatgtaagcTAAGCTCTAATAGCATTGAATGAGTTAGGTGGATGTCTGTGAATACGTCCCTCTACTTCAAGAGGTAGGTTATAGACAGCAGCATGGTCCATCACGGTCATTTGCTTTGTTCTTGTTGCAGTAACTATATCCCTGAAGTGAGAATCATGTCTATTCCCAACCTGCGCTACATGAAGGTCAGtagttttttccagaaacaacTTAGGGTGAGACACAGTCGGGAGGTGTGGACATGGGATCTTTTAGGAAGATGACATGGTGTGATGATTGTTCCCTGAGGGCTTCGCTCACTCCATTTAGAGAGGGTGCAGGGTTTAAGGGAGTGGTCAGAATAACACTGCATGTACTTGTCACTGTGCAGCGTGACGCCTGGCATCACAAGCACATATTAATATCCTAAGAACAAAAGGTCGGGAGTTGAGATCTTGGCTAGGTTCCAAAGATGTGTATATCTTACTTGAGGAAGAGTGCTGCATGGCATTGACACCTTTCTCATGGACTGGGAGCGTTCATTATCCGTCCCTTGGCAGGATGGATATGTGATGCAATTTTTGAAGGTGTTGATCAGTCACAGAAGATGGAGGTGCTAACATTAACTATGAATTTTAGAGTAATTGCTTCTCGAACTGATTCCTGAATCTCCCCAGGAGAGCCAAGTCCTTCTGACTCTGACTAATCCAGTGGAGAACATCACACATGTCACACTGCTGGAGTGCGAAGAGGGAGACCCTGACAATATCAACAGCACTGCCAAGGTATTGTACCCTCCTGCTGTGTGAGCCCAGGCCTCTTCCAAGGCTTTCCACTCCCATTTATTCTTCCACAGGTCACACTTTTCATATGTCCTTCAGTCCCTGCTGACTGTGTTGCATTTTCCCCCTTGGAGCTCAAATGACTGTCATCAGTGTAAATGTCAGCTCATAAAGTATTTTGAGATTGTGTCTGTTCTTTGAGATCCGGAACCCAAGGGAGAACTAGATGATTTCACTGGCAGAGTGGTAACCAGCTGGTACCAGAGTGGAGGAAAGCTGAGGATGAATCACTGCTCTATTAAACCATAGTAAAGCAGCCCTTAGAAGGGGAGGGCTCTCTCCTGCTCACAGTGTAGGTGGTGAtcagtactgaaaggctgcttCTCTTTGTGTTCTGTTTCAGGTGGAAGTTCCTCCCAAGGAGCTGATTCTGGCTGGCAAAGATGCTGCAGCAGAATATGATGAGCTGGCAGAGCCTCAAGACTTCCAAGATGACCCTGAGTGAGTGTTGTCTGTCCTGTGGGGGTCCTGTCCCTTAAAAACTTGGCACTTCAACCAAGTAACTCACTCTCCTCTCTGTCTTCagcatggtttgggtttttttttttttccaggttttcttgTGGGGAGGGcatgtggtggttttttgggggaGTCAGAGATCAGCAATGCAAATCTTTCAGCATGTGGTTTGGCTGTTCAGGAGACATTTGGTCCCTTTGAGGCAAGGTGTGCTGTTACAGCAGTTCAGGTATAGGTGGTGGTACTCTAGGAATACTCCGTGTAAGCTTTATCCTTGCAAGCAGGGGGTCACAGTAGTGGTGAGAACTATACAGTAGTTCTCAGTGTGACAGAGTTGCCTCCAGTCTTCAAAATGGAATATGTTCTGCAGCCTCTAGAGCAACTAGAGCTGTATGCCATGGCCCTTCCCTGTTGCACAGCTGGGTACATAACTCCCATGGCCAAAGCAGGCATGTTCTGTTTGACAGATGCGCTGGCAACTGTCAGCATGAAGGGGAGTGTCTGTTCTGGTCTTGAGGGGCTGTGGGGCCCCTGCAAAAATTGCAGCGGGTGAGTAAGCTACAAACCAGGGCAGCTGTTCTAGCAGGGCATATTCAGCTCACGGGCCATAAACTGAGCATCTCTGTTATGTGGTGCCAGAATAAATCTCTCAGAACAATTGTCTGAGAACTTGGCTGACCCagtgttcttttgttttctgccttgcaGTGTTATTGCCTTCAGAAAAGCCAATAAGGTAGGAGTTTTCATCAAGGTCACCCCACAGAAAGAAGAGGGTGAAGTGACCGTGAGTTTCAAGATGAAGCACGAGTTTAAAATCCTCACCGGTCTAATCCGGCCCTGCGAGGAAGAGGATCATACCTCTGGGGTCATCTGGCTCACCCATCACGTGGAGCTCAGCCTCGGTCCAGTGCTCCCATAAATGCTCCCAACGCTTGCACCCCGACAGCTGGCTGCAGGACGGACTGTCACAGCGAAGAAAGCACCTGGTGAAGCATTCTGTGAGAGCTCCTTTGTGATGTGTGGGTGTGTGCCACGGGCCCCAGCCGGGCCACGAGGAGGTGGCTGAGGGTGCCGTGGTTTTGGGATGGTttgttctctctcctcttgTCGTAGTGCCCACTAACTACCGCTCCGCTTCCCCACACCA from the Phalacrocorax aristotelis chromosome 8, bGulAri2.1, whole genome shotgun sequence genome contains:
- the DCTN4 gene encoding dynactin subunit 4 yields the protein MASLLQSERVLYLVRGEKKLRAPLSQLYFCRYCSELRSLECVSHEVDSHYCPSCLENMPSAEAKLKKNRCANCFDCPCCMHTLSTRATSIPAPLPDDPAKTTMKKAYYLACGFCRWTSRDVGMADKSVASGGWQEPENPHTQRINKLVEYYQQLAQKEKIERDRKKLVRRRNYMPLAFSDKYGLGTRLQRQRPGAPIGALAGLSLKEGEDQKEIKIEPADAVEEVEPLPEDYYTRPINLTEVTTLRQRLLQPDFQPICASQLYPRHKHLLIKRSLRCRLCEHNLSKPEFNPTSIKFKIQLVAVNYIPEVRIMSIPNLRYMKESQVLLTLTNPVENITHVTLLECEEGDPDNINSTAKVEVPPKELILAGKDAAAEYDELAEPQDFQDDPDVIAFRKANKVGVFIKVTPQKEEGEVTVSFKMKHEFKILTGLIRPCEEEDHTSGVIWLTHHVELSLGPVLP